The DNA sequence gtttgTACTCCTGCAGGTAAAACAAATGTTCCTCTCCTTCTAAATGAATATCGGTAACAAGtgtcacaatgtttttttaagtctACAAAGGGTCTCGTTGGCAgcctttttgtttttgcacttctaagcactgatttgaatggcAAAAAACAATAGTTGACACCTGGGCTGAATCCCTATTAGATCCCTACAATCCATCCATCCTACATGCTTTACAGAGCTGATGAATGGCATGATTATTCTTCTGGTGGTACAGAGGGGCATCACTTACCAAAGTAGGCCTCTACAATAAAgttattgatatttttaatacCATAATAATGGGTTTCatggtgtaaaaaaaatacaattttttccccTGGATGTGCTCTATTTTTCACACACCTCACCTATTTCTAATCATAACCACCATGTTTTATTAGAGAACTGCCAGCAATATATTGTGTTAATCTGCAAAGCATTCCCAATGCAGTTCAAAAAATGTGGCAAACTTGACTATTTTGTTGAATATACAGGTTCAAATGAGTCTCCACCCTGTAGCCACAGCTCTACAAAATCTCCTGGTGCAATGTCTGGTTATGTTCTATTCAGTAATGTTTGAATAGTAGTATACACAACATTAACAGCATCCACCAATGAATGTATCCTGTCAAGTTTACAAACCTGAAATAATCAGTAGACATAACACCATTAACATTGACTAgtgctctctttctttctctctctctctctctctctctctctctctctctctctctctcgtcagATTCTAAACACAATCTTTAGTTAGCCGAGTGTACTACCAGTACTACTCTGTTGTGGGTCATGTTTTCTGAGGTCAGTTGTAGTAAACAGATTTGCATTGTAACAACAATGAAGTCTATGTTCCTAGTACTAGTTCTTTTTAGCATTTTAATACctgatattttttaatagttttagatCGGTTTAcagattgttgtttttttgtccaagcCTTTTCCCATTGTGTCCAGAAGCCACACTTGTAGGGTTTTAGCCTGAGTGGAGGGACACACTCAGTCTTCTGGGCTTTAGCTCTCCTGGCAGCTAACTTGAATCACTTGTACACAGTCTGCTGATCCCGGTGTACAGTTCCTACGGCGTTGACTTTGTCCGTTACCTGCTCCATATTTGTTGTCACCTGGCAGCATTGATGCTATGCGACTGACTCCCAAACAGCACATCCCATTGCGCTAAGACTTCATCCACCAGTGCTCCATTCTCGTCACTGGAAAATCGCCCCCGACCTACTCTGGGACCCTCTACCTAATATTCCTCTCCCAACCCCTCTTCCTCCCCCCAGGAACCCCTCCCAGTGACTCCCCAGCCTGTGTCCCCCTCCTGTGGCAACTAAGATCCCACATAGTGTGGAATCCAGCCACCTTTGGCACCTCCTCAGGGCTGGAGAGACACCCCCCCTCCTCCTCATTCTTTCGGTGCAGCCATTACAGCTCAAACTCTCCTGCTTTTTGAAATCCCCCTCCACCTCGCTTGTCCAAGTAGCAAGTGAGGAATCGGTGtgaaaatgcacctaaaatggccaCTGGAGGAATTCCTGTGGGAAAACAATTACAAAGCAattggggtttaaaaaaaaaaacaaaaaaaaaaacaaacctcaaaTTGATTCAAGTCTACGTGAGGCAACAACAAACATATTCATATTTGACTATTTGGGTCACACTTATCTTGTAAATATCAAATAATACTGACATAGAACCAGTATGCTCAATCAGTCCTATTACACAATAGATTTGATTGAATTAAGTTAATTTTGTTGAAAAGTCCATGTAACTACATAATTCATGTTTTAAATCCAGATTTCATTTCTGTTAAAAACATCTCATGGAGGTATTTTATAAGCGTTTAAGCACTTAGAAGTTCCAATATGACAGTCAGTGAATGCCTCTGGCATCAGTATTTAACATACGAAAGGAGGTGTAATTTTTTCTTTGACCGTTACTGTTGGCGCTATGGTCAAGAGTAAAAAGAATAGTGCTCAGGTTTTTCTCCAAACAGTGGTTACTGCATACTGTACCAGTTCATAAGTCTCTTTGGTAGCCTTGTGATTAGATGCTCCTACTTGCCATGCCTCCGCATGTTTCACCAAATACGGCTTCATCGGGGAGTGATCTAGTGGGCATGACTGACCCCCATAGAAGTACACTCTCTAATTCATAACCACACAGTACAGTCCATCCATATTGTTGGCCACTTTGACCATAGGTGATCTCCTGCACCATTTCACTCCTGCTGACGAGGTTACTTGCCGGATGACTCCATTCAGGATCTTCATCCTCACTGAGGCCACATATTTGTTTGCTCATTTCAAACACATCACAGTGACAGAAGTATCTGTTCTCTTTGTCAGCGCAGCAGGCGGTTTGTGGCGTTTTCCAATTTCCTTTTAACTTGTACAAGGAGCTCTGGAAGGCTCAACTGTTTATATATTACCCTTTAGATGTCCAAAAGAGTCCATGGAAGCCAACTTTTCAAAAGTCCTCAATTGGGTTGAAGGCGAGTAGTGACATCTCTGAAAAACACACAAAGCAGGTCATGATAGGAGCAGGGGACTGTTTTCCTTTGCAATAGAAAGGACCTCTATTTGGGTGTGGTGTCACTACACCCAAGTTCCTAATAGAGACATGTAATGTTTTACAACTGTCCCTTGTATTAATATTTACTCCGCCACTATGATTAGTGTCACTGCAATACCATTGGGTCAAGTTTGCAGCCCTTTAAATATCTGGTATAAGCTTTATTGAATATGCCTATATCATTTTTGCTAACACAAAATCCGCATATGCAGTACACACTATTTCCCTTCCTGTGGAATTCTCATTAAGCTTcctatttttatttatcaatttatctTCTCCTGagtcctaaaaaatattttagcaataTCATGCATATTCTAAATGGTGAATTCGCCACATTGGCCAGACTCAATTTCAAAGCTATTTAGCTTTCTGGATCTGAAACTGCATTTTTGGTAGGATACATCCTGCTCTGCAAATGGATCTTGAGTTCTGCTTGCATGTGAGGCAATGAGATCTACTAATAAGGAAGTATAAAACAGTTATACTTTAGATTTCATACATGATCCAAATTCAGCCTATTCCACTTTGACAGGTTCAACACAACAGGTACATGAATCATTGTTAAATAGGGTGCCTGGGACTGATGTTGACGTAAGGCCACTTGGTGTGATATTTCATTCATGCAACAAGAGGGACCGTGTGGGTGTGCCAGTCTGGCATTGGATACATTGCTATATTTTAACCCTGTCAAAGAGAAATCTGGTTGGTGCCGGATGACAGGACTAATTCCTATTATGTGAATAAAGTTTCACTGCCCAAAAAGTAGAAAGCAGGTGTCTTTCACATGTAGAGTATTTCATCTCCACCGGAGACAGCAACTTTGATGCATATGATATGGGCCTTTGTTGGCCATGAATCTCTTGTGACAAGACCGCTGACATGGCTGTTTCTGATGCAGCGGTTTCTATGTGGAAGGGCATTTGATAGTCTGGATTAGCTAATGCAGGTGCCTGAGATAGTGCTTCTTTTAGTGCCTGTACTGCCCTTGTATGTTTCTCATTTCCACAGAAcatcctttttttaaaaggtagTCATACAAGGGTGCTGATTTTAATGCAAAATCGGGAATAAAACTCCttgagttacatagttagttacatagttaaattgggttgaaaaaagactccatcaagttcaacccctccaaatgaaaacccagcatccatacacccctccctacttttaattaaattctatatacccatattgttgttatatttgtacctctatgacctcgtacgtaaagcaaaaccacgaaatagtgcaagttcaaatacaatgaggtagtttattgtgtccaaaatataaGACcataggttttgcctggggaagcaGTCGTGTGTCAGCTGGGTGGTACATGAATGCTTACCAAggatactcccatataacataagtttatatacccattttgatgtcatagatgggggtgataacaaatgggagtatgccaataccatacatagtctgactcctccttgtacaattaatgtctaaatgatttacttagtctcaCATGTTATCAaaagaatgttgtaacatactgtgcctagctccaacggtccacaacctcgcaatcagctattggctaaccaaggccattgtggtatttccagtaatttgagcagcacttctgcaaaaaggggcaccaccagacaggctggcgttatgctgactctggaatttaagtaacagagtgatgatcttttgtttgtatggcctagtataagctatatgagtgaccattgtccacagtagaccattagcccttatagtccatcctgccttgggccctatatgatcttttgtttgtatggcctagtataagctatatgagtgaccattgtccacagtagaccattagcccttatagtccatcctgccttgggccctatagcgttatggcgtcatagagggcgggggtgacaaatatcaaccctctgacactagccattcgtccgtcttaggaattggaccgttccagatatattttttaattacattacctcTCTTGAAACGTTGAAAGACGTTTCATATTAGTAATTGCAGGCACAGGgtgagtgctgagaggacccccaggaacaagggaggtctattataaatgggacagtggtgtatgctgttgtgagttacagttcaactgttgtggcagcaccaatacagaagtgcagctgaaaagctgaaatgaatgaaaacaaagaaaacaggaagctagaggtatttcctgtttttgaggaactaactTGACTAGGAACCGCTGGAAccgcacaatgaagcaagagctgtctgaatataacatgtagcctaagatttaagcaaatatatgattatagtgaacttaggtttcaaaataaagcaaaataaagcattacagagagataataaaaggaaatcattgcatagagataatgagacatagtaataatcatcctgagtaagataatactgatattgtaaaataatactgaTTACATTAAGGTAAAAATTCAAGTTAGATTAAAAAATACCCtgaaattaagataaaaatggaaataaaagtttttaagataaaagttaaaaaatgtaaaaaatttaaatgtaaaaaatttgagaatgagaaaatgagaaactaaaatgaagctaaaaatgctaagatcccactttttttttttggtcaaacctcCCCTATAAGGCTGAGAAAAGTTATATcttataaatgtaaatcaaagtAGAGCAGAAGCTGGGGAGGAGGTACAGCGGCTTATGGCACATATCATTACTTTAACAACAAGATACAGGCCAAGGGCCAAAGCTAAAATAACTAGGATGGGTTTAAAGAAACTtccaaggaaatcatttaaccatCCACCAATATTACCTAACTATGTAAAGGGATTAaaaccatttttagaaatatcCCTGGCTTGTTTTTGTAATTCGAAAACCTTGGCCATATGAGATTCAACCAGCGCTTCAGAGTCATTAATGTAGGTGCAACATTCTTCTCCTACTAAAACACAGACTCCACCTTGTTCTGCTAACAAGTAATCTAGGGCCATTCTATTCTGAAGGGCTACTTTACGAATCTGAGCTAGTTCTACATTAATTGCAAGGACCGATATTACAGTGTTGTTAATCATGCGGTCAAGAAGGGAAGCATATTCATTAAGGCAGGGAAGAAAGCCCAAGCCTTATCTTTATCATTAAAGAGTTCCCTTTTCTGTATCTTAAGGTTTAAAACTGCGGATGAGTGTGTATCAATAAGTGAGGTAGCAGATAATTCTGTTCTAGTTCTAACAGCTGGGACTACATTTCCTATAGTACATCTACCTTCAGCTCCCATGGGCAACCATGCATAGGCTTTCTTACCACAGATGTAATAAGTCCCTGAAGGAAGCACCATGGGGCGGTGAAAACCCTGATTTCTAATCTGAAGTGTTAAAAATTTTATGTTATAGTGAGCACGACCGTACATATAATCTAAATCCCATTCTAAACTCTTATTGGCCCAAGAAAGGCAGGGCTCAATAGTAGAAGATACTTTTGTTTCATCAACACAATGTGCATATGTGGTGGCTGCTTCATAATGTGTGGGGACCTGAGTAATATTTAAATCGGTTGAGTTACATGTAGTTTCTCCTATAAGGATTTTAGGAATCCTTATTTGTTTACCATTAATGGTCACCCGTGTTTTCCTACTAAAAACAGTGAAACCTACTGAAGGATGTCGTACTATTCCTGCCAAAATAAGAGCTGGGGGTGCTTTCATTATTTCATCACCTTTACCAGAAATTTCCCTATATTTAGACAATTCTGGATCAAGAGTTGAAAAGTCCATCACATATCTGTCTTCAAAATCAGTCCATGTAAAGGGGACCCCCAAGGATAGGGGTACCGAGGCTGTGAGTAGGAATATGTGAGCAAACCCAACAGTCAGTCTTATTTTCAATCATGGCAGCAGTACTGTGCAGTTTTAAAAGTTCATTGTCTTTTAAATCTGAGCACCAGTACATTTCCCTTATAGTATTGATCAAGTCATTTGTTGGCATATGTGACCCGTAGTGTAACTGGTGGGCCAATAGGTGGCACTCACCTATGGGTAATGCTGGTACACCTGAAGGGTGCATCCAAATATATGGAGGCTCGTTATTGTGATAGTAATGAGAACACTCATTAGCCACCCATTTGTCTGTTTCTGCACTAGTGGCACTTTCTTGCATTACTCTGATGGGTGCAAAAGGGTTAGAAGTGGAAAGCTATTTCTTAGCTCGTGTTTGTACAAAAATGGTTAGTGGGTTTGTGGTTTGTTTTGCTAGTTCGTCAACTATCTGATTGCCGTATGCGACAATATCTGTGACATTATGTTGGTGTGCTTTTACCCATTCACAGGATGTTTTTAAACCTTTGTTGTGTCTTTCCTGTAGTACTTCCATTATAGCAAGAATCGTGTCATGATGTTGTAGTGGAGTTCCTTTTCCTGTAACAAAACCTCTCTTGTGCCATTTagatgcatttgtgtgtatggtggTAGTGACGTAAGCTGAGTCTGTATACAGAACTCCGTTTTTGTCATTCATGAGCCGGAAACCACCTAAGGCGGCGGCTATCTCTGCTAATTGGGCTGATGTATCTGGTGGTTATGcatattgttttttctgtataatttctttGTTGTCAGGATCTATCTGACACACGGCAAAGCCCGTATGTGTTTCTGTCTGTGAACCGTCAGAGAAAATTACAACATGTGACGGTGGTAAATCTGTTACTGGGACAATACCCATAAAGGGACGTTCCTCTGGAATTTCCTCAGGTACAATCATGGTTCTCAGCCGAGAACaacaataaggggctgattcatcaagggtcgaatatctaattgtaaaaacttcgatattcgaccatcgaattagcatGCTACGATAATCGAAGGCTGTCTTCGATCGAAGGAAaccatcgttcgatcgatcgattccaTGCTACGATGTGAAGGTTTGTGCGTATCGAATAGTCGAAGCTGATCGAAGGTAACCTTTGCCCCACTTctattcgaatcgatcgattcgaattttttatgccccacttcctttctgccattttttttcaaacaggaagtcctctggaggccattttaggtgcattgGTGCCCTTAATGCGCACTTGCTATTTGGATGAGCTAGGTGGAGGAGGTTGCCAAACAGCTGCTTGAAAAATGAGAAGGAGTGAGGAGGAGGAAGGCGAATGTGGTTCCAGCCCTGAAGAGGTGCCCAGGGTGGCTGCATCCCACACTACGTGGGATGTAAGTCAccagaggagggggagagagggggacaggggcTGGAGTGTTAGAGGGAGGGGTTCCTGGGCTGAGGTGGAGGAGGAGAGCCTGTCAGGGTCCcatagaggggggggggagaggtctGGGAGTGCCAGGACAATGAGCTCCCCCAGCTCACGCCATGTGTCCCCCCCAACgtcggggacacgtggtcggtcccgcaccccagccaggggaagtagggcttcccccagggcacgccacgtgtctcccccaacatcggggacacgtggcagttcctacaccccaggcaggggaagtagggcttccccccaGGGCACGctacgtgtcccccccaacatcggggacacgtggtcggtcccgcaccccagccaggggaagtagggcttcccccagggcacgccacgtgtcccccccaacatcggggacacgtggtcggtcccgcaccccagccaggggaagtagggcctcccccagggcacgccacgtgtctcccccaacatcggggacacgtggcagttcctacaccccaggcaggggaagtagggcttcccccagggcacgctaCGTGTCTCCCCCAACATCGGAGACACGTGGCAGGTCCGGCACCtcagccagggctggaactacagAGATGACCGCCAGGAGGAggcaagaggaggaggaagagacaccGGCCTCACAGAGGAggccagaggaggaggaggaggacgatGGCGATGAGGGCCCCAGTGGGCGAATGGGGCGAAGATTTACCAGTGAAGAAAATGCAGCGCTGGTTGATGAAGTGATCGTGCAATGGGATGTGTTATTTGGATGTCGATCCCATTGCATCAATGCTGCCAGACGCAAAAAAATCTGGCAGCTAGTAACAGACAAAGTTAACGCTGTACACAGAGATCACAACACTGTGTACaagcgcttcagtgacctgaagcgtTGGATGCGGGCGAAGTTTGCTGCCAGGAGAGCAAAGGCCCAGAAGACCGGCGGTGGCCCTTTACCATCTTTGAGGCTCCAGCCTTATGAACGCCGGCTTCTGGCCATTATGGGCAGAGAGGTGTGTGAAGGTTTAGAAGGCTCAcatgacacagactggagaagtaagtacattttaatacacaACATTCTTACTGCTTTTATCCACATTCTTATCATTTGCCTAAATAACTCATTTCCCCTTTGTCATTTAGCTTCTTTCCTTAAATATTGCTCCTGTTTGCCATTAGAGGATTTTATGTTTCCAGGattcttgtttgtttttatagtaGTTAATTACGTGCAGCTGTAACATTGCCAAAAAGGCAAAcgtttattaaccatttccctactagaacagaaatgtttataaagtggattaaaagggttgttgagcttgaagttaacttttgaaCCATGTTATGTTATCATTTTAGACAGTCATATCATTCTATTCCAGTCTGTGAtttctaggaatatatggttgctatggtaatttacatCCTAGCAACCACTTTTTCAAAATTGTCTACTGTagagcttatataaaaaaaaaaacagaatattgggTACCAgaggaaaacattactttaaggttaacaaaccctttaacttcaGTGTGTAAAAGTGTGAAGCAACATATGTAGAGCCTACAGCAGCTGTATTGTCACTTATTACATTCTGTGCTTCTCACATCATTGCAAACAGGGCCTTTGTGTCATGTATTTAACTTTTCAACCTTAGCATCTCCCTTGCAGTGCCCTGATAGACTCCACTTGGACTTTAAACATATCATTTCCTCCCCCATTACATTTgagttattattttaaaggctaacttaaatattttagaaacatgTTGTAGGTTTGTCCATCAGCCTAATAAACAAGTACAATTGTAGTAGCTTATGACTGACAAATTTTTTTGGCACTTTTCTTAATTGCAGCACCACCGCGGACAGTGCCACAACCCACGGACAGTGACCAGGACCAGGACCTTGATCCTCAGCAGCCCCAGGAGGAGGGTGAGGCTGCAGAGAGCCCTAGAGCCCCAcaagctcaaggtacagacatgtttgTGTTTGTGGCCAATGTAGTTGCTTCCTCAAATTGTTTGCAACATTACTAATGTCCaatttcacattacagaacatCGAGCTCCCCGGCGTGCCCAGTCGCCAGCCGTGCtacctgtggtgccccccagacgtaagaacccttcctttatttgtctgtgtcCCAAAGATGCAAAGAACATTTACTGAGTCCCTTATGCAGCCTACTTATGTGCCTCTTCAGTGTTAATGAAAAGCAGTAGGTTGTTAAAGACAGATTTTGgatagaatatacattttgccCATTTCCTTATGCGACCAAAGTGTCAATTATATCAGATTGTTCTGCTGCTCTGGCTCTGCATCTctcccttcctcttcctgtgccCCCCCATTCTGACTGTCAGCCTGAAATCACCATACAGTGCTACTACTATTTCACTCTCTCTCAGCCCCACTTTAAAATCCTACTGATGTCTTTGTGACTGCCCTTGACTATTGGCTCTGCTCAGCGTACATTCTCACCTGTTGACTCgacacttttctttttccttctacaTGGTCCATCTTGCTCCCCCTCACTCCAAGCCATCCACCGTCTCAAGATTTACTCTGGCTCCTCATGCCTCATAGTAGTTTTCTCACTCCATGCTGTCTCTCGGGTCTCCCTTTCCACTTGCAGGTTCCCTCTCTGTTCTTGCTCCCACCTCCTATACCACCCCTCTGTCAAGTTTCACTCCCCTCTCCCAGGTTCAATCACCACTCTCATTGTGTGTCTCATACTATCTCCTTAACTTGCAGCTGATGACaaacaaggcaaacaaaaaacacatatattttgacTAGATTACACATTAATGTTCCATTTCAAATCCAGTATTGGAATGATTTAGCCCCCCCCACACCCAAACATGGAAACACCCAACACCAATTTATCTTCTAAGATTATCTTTGTGAGCTTCCTTTCccacctttgtttttttgttatgggttatgcacatgtccaataAATTTAGcgatgtttatatttgttttttgttgtaggTGATGCTGCTGAAGCAGGTGCTGcagctcctgctgctgctgcaccaaTTGGGGGACCACCACAGGAGCAACCACAGCGACTGGCTGAGAGACGTGGGCAGTATGTGGGGCTTATGCAACTTCTCATCCAACAGCAACGCCGCAACAGTCTCTGGATGCGAAGATGGTTTGCTCACATCCATGCCGGCTTCCGTGATGGGATGCAGAGCATGGAGCAAACCTTCCAGAGCATGGAGCAAACCCTCCAAAGAAGCATCCAGGACCTGGTGGCGGCTATTCGGGAAGTGGCTCAACAACCACGGGGTTCTGCTGAGGGTCCAGTCCCTGGtcctgctgctgctccccctccaccccctgcaTCTCCTCAGCAGCGCAGAGGAAGGGGGCGTGGAAGGGGACAAGGTCCTGTCCGAGGGGATAAGCGCAAACGTCCCTAACTCCAGTCTGTGTCACTTCTCAaactgacactggcctctttgcccATTTTATCCTGGCAAAGAACTTCGCCCAATTCACGCTTCAGGTGTgactttgtccgttacccagcaatgggactgacatccaaacaacacatcccattgttttAGACCATGCTGCATTCtcttcactgaggggtgccattttaagatctattggcaccctttccaataacatctggaaaagcacttacaaacatcaaagtgcatttgctctaacatatttctatagtaatgctgcagtgtttcccaaaacattcacttgggccaaaaatgttacatgtaaggctcaaagaattgaaatactactcttttgcttgtgtatttttcactaattacttcaaacataacatatgttaacatatgctacctctggcctactttggctacccagcactcctaataggtgccaacgcctactacctcctcctcctcctccacctgtgctcattcaatagcaagtcctaggtgtatgatatgccttataggcacaaatggttgttactttgcacaagaagttatgtggcctacctctggcctactttggctacccagcactcctaataggtgccaacgcctactacctcctcctcctcctcctcctcctcctccacctcctcctccacctcctcctccacctgtgctcatccaatagcaagtcctaggtgtatgatatgccttataggcacaaatggttgttactttgcactatcaaGCATTGTTGGGTGTCCAACACTCTACCTGGCCAGCACTAATCTCATATTGTTGATTTTCAACTGGCCAAATTGTCATATTGACAAGTGTTAGTTGTacatcatattgattgttatattattgtttttgatACAAGCTTATCAGGGCCACatttttggatactgtttaatgtaaagttggccatgatgAATCCTGGGGTGCATTAGCAATGTTatgcaacaaatgctttgtaaaacctttgtaaagcttttgccctttagtggtctataggggctgctatattttgaaatatatgttgagaACAAATTCCTTCCAGCTAAGGTAcatattttaaggttttcaaataactattgtatgttccaaaaacaaagaaacaaactttctactgatatatattgtctttttattgttgttcaactgttttggattttgaccaagattgtgtcagtaaagccactaaaacattactgggtgtgtttgttttttattttttgacaaggTGCTAGTCCAAAATAGTaacatgggtaatgtcatttcaagcaagaaaacagaagaagccatacCTGTGGATCAAACAAGAAACATGCATTAACACAAATCCAAACAAATTTAAGTAGCCACACAAAAGCCtgtcattgctaaacaaacactgccacttactGATATTTTATTGAAAGGTCACTCCACCCAGGTTCAAATGAGCCAAACAGCTTTCAGTTCATCACATCTGTCGGTTGTGTTGAGTCCAATTTAGTGGGTCAGGAAAAGTTTGCACATGGAGAGGCTGCAAAGTCACGTCAATAATATGGTAAGTtgttagcaatatatttttaaattccctGAGTAATTCCTAAATACCTGAATAACGGAGTTTGAGGCGTGGCCAGTCAGTCAGTGTCCATGTCTGTATCCTCTGTGGGCAAGTACCAAGATAATAAAGTAGAGTACGACACACATGAACCACAACCATAACACAGTAGGAGGCCAGAAAGCTGAAATGACAAGTACAGATAATGCTTTCTCTTGAATATGTGTATACACATGGAAATTTGTTTATCATCTCATCATTTTTCTGCTTACAG is a window from the Xenopus laevis strain J_2021 chromosome 6L, Xenopus_laevis_v10.1, whole genome shotgun sequence genome containing:
- the LOC121394511 gene encoding uncharacterized protein LOC121394511 produces the protein MTQTGEHHRGQCHNPRTVTRTRTLILSSPRRRVRLQRALEPHKLKNIELPGVPSRQPCYLWCPPDVMLLKQVLQLLLLLHQLGDHHRSNHSDWLRDVGSMWGLCNFSSNSNAATVSGCEDGLLTSMPASVMGCRAWSKPSRAWSKPSKEASRTWWRLFGKWLNNHGVLLRVQSLVLLLLPLHPLHLLSSAEEGGVEGDKVLSEGISANVPNSSLCHFSN